The Neofelis nebulosa isolate mNeoNeb1 chromosome X, mNeoNeb1.pri, whole genome shotgun sequence genome has a segment encoding these proteins:
- the LOC131502082 gene encoding LOW QUALITY PROTEIN: tudor domain-containing protein 3-like (The sequence of the model RefSeq protein was modified relative to this genomic sequence to represent the inferred CDS: inserted 2 bases in 1 codon): STEQNGVKDSNQPRYLPRNDTRQPRNEKPPRFQRDPQNSKSVLEGSGLPRNRGSERPSTSSGSEAWAEERIKCDRPYSRYDRTKDASYLLSSQHNDGAFKKRDNSMQSRSGKGPSYAEVKENPLPQESIDYNNQKRGKRENQTTNPDHFYDRKPRTINNESFSGVKIEKHFNVNTDFQNPVRTNSFVGVPNGETEMPLKGRRVGPIKPAGPITATPYDDKVFYNSGPKRRSGPIKPEKVLESSIPMEYAKLWKPGDECFALYWEDNKFYRAEVEALHSSGMTAVVKFIDYGNYEEVLLSNMRPIQTEAWXRKKAPMTKRLSSAEEVMVSQEDPLGPHSSFTNLSGRGTNMRRVFVKKGATD; the protein is encoded by the exons tctACTGAGCAAAATGGAGTCAAAGATAGTAATCAACCACGGTATCTGCCTCGAAATGATACCAGACAGCCAAGAAATGAAAAGCCTCCTCGTTTTCAAAGAGACCCCCAAAATTCAAAGTCAGTTTTAGAAGGCAGTGGATTACCTAGAAACAGAGGTTCTGAAAGACCAAGTACTTCTTCAGGATCCGAAGCATGGGCTGAAGAGAGAATCAAGTGTGATAGACCCTATTCTAGATATGACAGAACTAAAGATGCTTCCTACCTTTTAAGCTCTCAGCACAATGatggtgcttttaaaaaaagggataACTCTATGCAAAGCAGATCAGGAAAAGGTCCGTCCTATGCAGAGGTAAAAGAAAACCCACTTCCTCAAGAATCCATTGACTATAATAATCAAAAACGtgggaaaagagaaaaccaaacaacaaatCCTGATCATTTTTATGACAGGAAACCACGAACAATAAATAACGAAAGTTTCAGTGgtgtaaaaattgaaaaacattttaatgtaaatactGATTTCCAGAATCCCGTCCGAACTAATAGTTTCGTTGGTGTTCCaaatggagagacagaaatgCCACTGAAGGGCAGGCGAGTAGGACCTATTAAGCCAGCAGGACCCATCACAGCTACACCCTATGATGATAAAGTATTTTACAATAGTGGGCCCAAAAGAAGATCTGGGCCAATTAAACCAGAAAAAGTACTAGAATCATCTATTCCTATGGAGTATGCAAAATTGTGGAAACCTGGAGATGAATGTTTTGCACTTTATTGGGAAGACAACAAGTTCTACCGAGCAGAAGTTGAAGCTCTCCATTCTTCTGGCATGACAGCGGTTGTTAAATTCATTGATTATGGAAACTATGAAGAGGTGCTACTAAGCAACATGAGGCCCATTCAGACAGAGGCATG GAGGAAGAAGGCACCTATGACCAAACGCTTGAGTTCCGCAGAGGAGGTGATGGTCAGCCAAGAAGATCCACTAGGCCCACACAGCAGTTTTACCAACCTCTCCGGGCGCGGAACTAATATGAGAAGAGTCTTTGTGAAGAAAGGAGCCACTGACTGA